A window from Mangifera indica cultivar Alphonso chromosome 2, CATAS_Mindica_2.1, whole genome shotgun sequence encodes these proteins:
- the LOC123208782 gene encoding uncharacterized protein LOC123208782 isoform X1, with product MVDVAGSVGSVVSPVLQVAEWLAAPIWRPFKYLLNYKTNFDNLREEVKNLKNARDEVQRKVTDAKRNVGEIKQNVEDWQESVNKTITEAEQLIKEMCKRCARDHYRMVTEAERNVQEVGQELKDWHVDETITEAEPLIQEKANNRRCFKGFCPNFIIHYKQSKKASKLKQDVIDPLLRQEKKLDPVSYQTNPPEIWLRSSENYLAFESRNYTFKNVWDALNGENVFMIGVYGMGGLGKTTLVQEVGRKAKEEKLFDDIVFVEVSESPDIKNIQTVIANNLGLKFENNLGVKLENESERAKWLYSRMEGQKILLILDNIWEPLEFEKIGIPYRADRGRNKLLFTTRNLNVLDMMDSTNNFKMGILNETEAWTLFTKMTDLFAENIIQTHELHSLAKDVCKECKGLPIVICTIAKALKNKSHPSYWDCALRELREPSPRKYARYLEEDYAKIALSYKYLRDDELKKTFLISSLMENNTSISDLFKHVVCLDVFDGANFTMEEARQRLDILVCDLKDACLLLGGFESGQFAMHDVVRVVATTIAYVDHHVFTIRNDIEQDWKDRDKLNKCTKIFLPGKSNIISQLRLKDLDCPNLEYFCMTDKYGSSFKIPEDLFTVMSKLRVLNLGGLWQSSLPSSIDSLTNLQTLCLDNSRVKDFAIIGKLQTLKVLSLQRSNIEVFSTELGQLTQLRLLDLSYCWGLKVIAPNVISQLSQLEEFYIKGCSINWEHKVLKELKLLSNLTSLELDIVDNDVLPRDFISKELRRYKITIGCKYYRDLITKSLRILKFACNSTISQETLRGINNVEVLLIVKPSDDEEDLDEKPTSDDEEDLDEEQMLPLFNEKVIFTNLMVLKLVDISSGKIWESQLSASSYQNLTQLILEGCDKIKHAFPFSIAKSLQQLQYLIIKGCKVLEKIVEKEEGAEVVNFIFPQITKLKLEDLPKLTIFCRGAYALDLPILKTLKITRCPNFTLKYQGFQDNNEEGEIQDLESKCIFFGHKVIFTNISSGKIWECQLSVSSFQNLTQLILEGCDKIKHAFPFSIAKSLQQLQYLMIKGCTVLEKIVEKEERVEVVNFIFPRITELKLEDLPKLTIFCRGAYALELPILKTLKITRCPNFTLRYQGFQDNNEEGEIQDLESKSIFFGHKIIFTNLMVLELVNISSGKIWESQLSASSYQNLTQLILEGCDKIKHAFPFSIAKSLQQLQYLMIGDCEILEKIVEEEEEGAEVVNSFFPRLTELKLRNLPKLIVFYLGANALELLMLKTLEISNCSIFTSTYQAFQDNNKEGEIQVAESKSICLEHKINSDLKAFHFEDDVVSITWESQSKTLETSVENLSMKLLQKFYNLKVLKVCRSLSKEIKGPFDLPYLKVLDIDSCYRLTSLSTFSTYFLNLQVLQLSYCHRLTRRLITSSMAKSLVHLREISIYKCNLLTEVVEDEADATTTNISFHNLRKLSLKELDSLTCFCFGNYSFNFPYLETLVIKGCLNMKTFCPGFLSTPRLHNVKYENELVEMGGNDLNTSIQQAHKNRVNSDLSKLSLSGRDIMSIWQEEFKENFDKVETLELIKDEYTHIPIHILVKFINLENLILKISSYEEIFLYGEDEEHVGALAKLKKLKLQGLFNLKCICKQDFRFKTILQNLHSLEVRDCNNLMTLLPALSSFENLWSLEVADCIGMQNLMTSSTAKSLVSLERLSILGCKMMIEVLANDGDIEKDEIVFEKLERLLLFGLESLTGFGSRKYNLKFPSLESISVSQCFKMKTFFEGGLNMPKLRLVNEKDYSSDLNWVTQQLQNDCSKLWEESAKSYGQGAGEGEWISYYCDYCDKDITGRIRMRCAICPDFDLCVECFSVGAEVETHKSNHPYKVHDEIVKLFLNLFAYWQNCW from the exons atggttgatgttgCCGGGAGTGTTGGGAGTGTGGTGAGTCCTGTCCTTCAAGTTGCCGAGTGGTTGGCTGCTCCGATTTGGCGTCCATTTAAGTACTTGCTCAACTACAAGACCAACTTTGACAATCTCCGAGAGGAAGTTAAAAACCTGAAGAATGCAAGAGATGAAGTTCAGCGTAAGGTTACAGATGCTAAAAGAAATGTGGGAGAGATCAAACAGAATGTTGAGGACTGGCAGGAGAGTGTGAATAAGACCATTACTGAAGCAGAGCAGCTGATTAAAGAGATGTGCAAGAGATGTGCAAGAGACCATTACCGTATGGTTACTGAAGCTGAAAGAAATGTGCAAGAGGTCGGACAAGAGCTTAAGGATTGGCATGTGGATGAGACCATTACTGAAGCAGAGCCGTTGATTCAAGAGAAAGCAAACAACCGGAGATGTTTCAAGGGATTTTGCCCCAACTTCATCATTCACTACAAACAAAGCAAGAAAGCTTCCAAATTAAAGCAGGATGTTATTGATCCACTCCTCCGGCAAGAAAAGAAGTTGGATCCAGTTTCCTATCAAACTAATCCACCAGAGATCTGGCTTAGATCTAGTGAAAATTATTTGGcttttgaatcaagaaactACACTTTTAAGAATGTATGGGATGCTTTAAATGGTGAGAATGTCTTCATGATTGGTGTTTATGGGATGGGGGGTCTTGGGAAGACCACTCTTGTGCAAGAAGTTGGTAGGAAAGCCAAGGAGGAAAAGCTCTTTGACGACATTGTTTTTGTGGAG GTATCAGAATCTCCTGATATAAAGAATATTCAAACAGTAATTGCTAACAACTTGGGtttgaaattcgaaaacaaCTTGGGTGTGAAATTGGAAAACGAAAGTGAAAGGGCAAAGTGGCTATATTCAAGAATGGAGGGCCagaaaattcttttaattctaGATAATATTTGGGAACCTCTAGAATTTGAAAAGATAGGAATTCCTTATAGAGCTGATCGTGGAAGAAATAAACTTTTGTTCACAACAAGAAACTTAAATGTGTTGGACATGATGGATTCCACAAATAATTTCAAGATGGGCATTTTAAATGAAACAGAAGCTTGGACCCTATTCACCAAAATGACAG ATCTTTTTgcagaaaatattattcaaacacaTGAATTGCATTCTCTAGCAAAAGATGTATGCAAGGAATGCAAAGGATTACCTATTGTAATTTGTACAATAGCTAAAGCATTAAAAAACAAGAGTCATCCATCTTATTGGGACTGTGCATTGCGAGAATTGAGGGAACCTTCTCCAAGAAAGTATGCAAGATACCTAGAAGAGGATTACGCAAAGATCGCCTTAAGTTACAAGTATTTGAGAGATGATGAACTTAAGAAAACGTTTTTAATTTCTAGTCTAATGGAAAATAATACTTCCATTTCAGACTTGTTCAAACATGTTGTGTGTTTGGATGTATTTGATGGAGCTAATTTTACAATGGAAGAAGCACGACAAAGACTAGATATATTGGTTTGTGACCTCAAAGATGCTTGTTTATTGCTTGGCGGGTTTGAAAGCGGCCAATTCGCTATGCATGATGTTGTTCGTGTTGTTGCCACAACAATTGCATATGTGGATCACCATGTGTTTACAATAAGAAATGATATTGAGCAGGATTGGAAGGATAGAGACAAACTCAACAAATGCACAAAGATCTTTTTACCTggtaaaagtaatattattagTCAACTTAGGCTTAAGGATTTGGATTGTCCAAATCTTGAATATTTCTGTATGACTGATAAGTATGGTTCTTCTTTCAAAATCCCGGAGGACCTTTTTACGGTGATGTCAAAGCTTAGAGTATTAAATTTGGGTGGACTATGGCAATCATCATTGCCATCATCAATTGATAGTCTAACAAACCTTCAAACATTGTGTTTAGATAATAGCAGAGTTAAAGATTTTGCTATTATTGGAAAGCTACAAACATTAAAAGTTCTTAGCTTGCAACGATCAAATATTGAGGTGTTTTCTACAGAATTGGGTCAATTGACTCAACTAAGGTTGTTAGATTTAAGTTATTGTTGGGGATTGAAAGTAATTGCTCCAAATGTGATATCACAATTATCTCAATTGgaagaattttatataaaaggaTGTTCTATTAATTGGGAGCATAAAGTACTCAAGGAATTGAAACTCTTGTCCAACCTCACCAGTTTAGAATTGGATATTGTAGATAACGATGTATTGCCTAGAGATTTCATTTCCAAAGAGCTTAGAAGGTACAAAATAACAATAGGATGTAAGTATTACAGAGATCTAATAACTAAATCCCTAAGGATTTTGAAATTTGCATGTAATTCTACCATCTCCCAAGAAACATTACGTGGAATCAATAATGTTGAAGTCTTACTCATAGTCAAACCTTCAGATGACGAGGAGGATCTTGATGAAAAG CCAACTTCAGATGACGAGGAGGATCTTGATGAAGAGCAAATGCTGCCATTATTTAATGAGAAG GTTATTTTCACCAATTTGATGGTCTTAAAGTTAGTCGATATCAGTTCTGGAAAGATTTGGGAGAGTCAACTTTCAGCTtcttcttatcaaaatttgacacagtTGATTTTAGAGggatgtgataaaataaaacatgcGTTTCCATTTTCCATTGCTAAAAGCCTCCAGCAACTCCAATACCTTATAATAAAGGGTTGTAAAGTTTTAGAGAAGATTGTTGAAAAGGAAGAAGGAGCagaagttgttaattttatctttcCACAAATAACTAAATTGAAGCTTGAAGATTTACCAAAACTTACCATTTTCTGCCGAGGAGCATATGCTTTGGACTTGCCCATATTGAAAACACTGAAGATAACAAG gTGTCCAAACTTCACTTTAAAATATCAAGGCTTCCAAGATAATAATGAGGAAGGCGAAATTCAAGATTTGGAGTCAAAATGCATCTTCTTTGGGCATAAG GTTATTTTCACCAATATCAGTTCTGGAAAGATTTGGGAGTGTCAACTTTCAGtttcttcttttcaaaatttgacacaattGATTTTAGAGggatgtgataaaataaaacatgcGTTTCCATTTTCCATTGCTAAAAGTCTCCAACAACTCCAATACCTTATGATAAAGGGTTGTACAGTTTTAGAGAAGATTGttgaaaaggaagaaagagtagaagttgttaattttatctttcCACGAATAACTGAATTGAAGCTTGAAGATTTACCAAAACTTACCATTTTCTGCCGAGGAGCATATGCTTTGGAATTGCCCATATTGAAAACACTGAAGATAACAAGGTGTCCAAACTTCACTTTAAGATATCAAGGCTTCCAAGATAATAATGAGGAAGGCGAAATTCAAGATTTGGAGTCAAAATCCATCTTCTTTGGGCATAAG ATTATTTTCACCAATTTGATGGTCTTAGAGTTGGTCAATATCAGTTCTGGAAAGATTTGGGAGAGTCAACTTTCAGCTtcttcttatcaaaatttgacacagtTGATTTTAGAGggatgtgataaaataaaacatgcGTTTCCATTTTCCATTGCGAAAAGCCTCCAGCAACTCCAATACCTTATGATAGGGGATTGTGAGATTTTAGAGaagattgttgaagaagaagaagaaggagcagAAGTGGTTAATTCTTTCTTTCCACGGTTAACTGAATTGAAGCTTAGAAATTTGCCAAAACTTATTGTTTTCTATCTAGGAGCAAATGCTTTGGAATTGTTAATGTTGAAAACGTTGGAGATATCAAATTGTTCAATCTTCACTTCAACATATCAAGCCTTTCAAGATAATAACAAGGAAGGTGAAATTCAAGTTGCTGAATCAAAATCCATTTGCTTGGAGCATAAG ATCAATTCTGATTTGAAGGCATTTCATTTTGAGGATGATGTGGTATCTATTACTTGGGAGAGTCAATCTAAAACTCTTGAAACCTCTGTCGAAAATCTTTCAATGAAACTCCTTCAgaaattttacaatttgaaagTGCTCAAAGTATGTCGCAGCCTATCCAAAGAAATTAAAGGCCCATTTGATCTTCCATATCTTAAAGTTCTAGATATAGATAGTTGTTATAGATTAACGAGTCTATCGACATTCTCAACTTATTTTCTAAATCTTCAAGTTCTGCAGTTAAGTTATTGCCACAGGTTGACAAGGAGGTTAATAACATCTTCAATGGCTAAAAGCTTGGTCCATTTGAGAGAAATAAGCATATACAAGTGTAATTTGCTAACTGAAGTAGTAGAAGATGAGGCAGATGCAACAACAACTAACATTAGTTTTCACAATTTGAGGAAGTTGTCACTTAAAGAATTGGACAGTCTTACATGTTTTTGTTTTGGGAATTACTCTTTCAATTTTCCATATTTAGAAACGTTAGTTATAAAAGGATGCCTCAATATGAAGACTTTCTGTCCTGGATTCTTAAGCACTCCAAGGTTACACAATGTCAAGTATGAGAATGAGCTAGTAGAGATGGGGGGAAATGACTTGAATACAAGTATACAACAAGCACACAAAAATAGG GTTAACTCCGATTTGAGTAAATTATCATTAAGTGGAAGAGATATCATGTCAATTTGGCAAGAAGAGTTCAAAGAGAACTTTGACAAAGTAGAAACTCTTGAATTGATTAAGGATGAATACACACACATTCCAATTCATATCCTTGTAAAGTTTATCAAtcttgaaaatctcattttgaaaataagttCATACGAAGAGATATTCTTATATGGAGAAGATGAGGAACATGTTGGTGCACTTGCAAAATTGAAAAAGCTAAAATTGCAaggactttttaatttaaagtgcaTTTGTAAACAAGACTTTCGGTTCAAAACAATTCTTCAGAATCTTCATTCTTTAGAAGTAAGAGATTGTAACAATTTGATGACTCTATTGCCAGCTTTATCATCTTTTGAAAATCTGTGGTCTTTGGAGGTAGCTGATTGTATTGGAATGCAGAACTTAATGACATCTTCAACAGCCAAAAGTCTTGTGAGTCTAGAAAGGTTGTCAATTCTAGGATGTAAAATGATGATAGAAGTATTAGCAAATGATGGAGATATAgagaaagatgaaattgtttttgagaaaTTGGAGAGGTTGTTATTGTTTGGTTTAGAGAGTCTCACAGGCTTTGGTTCAAGGAAATACAACTTAAAATTTCCATCATTAGAGTCAATATCAGTGAGTCAATGCTTCAAGATGAAGACTTTCTTTGAGGGAGGCTTAAACATGCCAAAGTTACGGTTGGTGAACGAGAAAGATTATTCAAGTGACCTTAATTGGGTCacacaacaattacaaaatg ATTGTTCGAAGTTATGGGAGGAAAGTGCAAAATCATATG GTCAAGGAGCTGGTGAAGGGGAATGGATTTCTTACTACTGCGATTATTGCGACAAAGACATCACGGGGAGGATCCGCATGAGATGTGCAATTTGTCCTGATTTTGACCTCTGTGTAGAGTGCTTCAGTGTTGGAGCTGAAGTGGAAACTCATAAGAGCAATCACCCCTACAAAGTTCATG ATGAGATTGTCAAGTTATTCCTCAATCTGTTTGCATATTGGCAAAATTGCTGGTAA